The sequence CTTCGAAAAATGGGAGTGGACATGCAGATGGACGAAATCCTTCATGGCTCATGCCCCCTCCCTCACACCCCCCAGGTCGCCCTCCAGGGGCAGACGCGCGCGCCGAACCGCATCCGCACCGTAGCGCCCCCGGATCCGGTCGAGCGCCCGGACGAGCTCGCACGCCTTTTCCTTCTGCGGCGCAACCTCCGGGAATAGGCTGAGCTGGCCGCTTTCCGGGGCGAAGTCCCGAAACCAGACCCCCACGGCCCGTATCCCGACCCGGCGGGATGCGGCCTTCATGAAAAGCTGCGCCATCCAGGGGTTCAATTCGAACTCCCACCAGCTGTGAACGGGGAGCTTCATCTGACGGTAGACCTCTTCCAGGTCCCCGTAGCGGATCATCAGACCCGCCCGGCGGGGCCGGAGGGCCTTTTCCCGCAGCCGGGCGGCACACACCTCCACCAGCCGGGCGAGCACCCCCAGGAGCCGGTCGTCGTCGTTTTCGTCCCCGGGCAGGCTCACGCCGGCGGACACCACCGGACGGGCAGCCTCGGGACGGACGGGCGTCGGATCGACCCCGAGGACCCGCTGCCGCATGACGTGGGCCCGGCCGCCGAAGATCAGCCGGAGCGCTCCGTCGTCCAGGGAGGCCAGTTCGCCCGCCAGCCGGATGTGCAGTTCTTCGAGGAGGATCTTCCGCCGGACAGGCCCGATGCCGGGGACCATATCCACCGGCAGGGGGGCCATGAACGCGGCCTCCCGCCCGTGATGAACGTCCAGCACGCCCGGGCGTCCCTGCACCCGCGAGGCGATGCTCGAGACCATCTTGTTCCCTGCCAGGCCCACACTGCCCGCCAGCCGGATCCGCGTCCGGACCTCCCGCTCGAGCCGCTGCCCGGCGTCCCTGGCCCGCCCCCAGAGCCGCCCGGTGCCCGTCATATCCAGGTAGACATGCCCGGGCTTGAACGGCTCCCAAAGCGGGGTGTACCGGCCGGTGATCCCCGTCAGGGCCCGCCACGCGCGGTCGACCAGATCGGGGTTGGGAGGCAGGCGCAGCAGGTCCGGGCACCGTTTGCGGGCCGCCATGAAGGGCATGCCCTTGAAGACCCCCTGCCTCCGGGCCTCCTGCGACACGCAGAGCAGCGGGGCCCGGTCCGAGCGGGGCACCGCCACCGCTACCGGCCGCCCCTTCAGCCCGGGCCGGCAGACCTCCTCCACCGCAACGGCAAAGGCC is a genomic window of Desulfatiglans anilini DSM 4660 containing:
- a CDS encoding DNA polymerase Y family protein, yielding MERQIIHLHIPAFAVAVEEVCRPGLKGRPVAVAVPRSDRAPLLCVSQEARRQGVFKGMPFMAARKRCPDLLRLPPNPDLVDRAWRALTGITGRYTPLWEPFKPGHVYLDMTGTGRLWGRARDAGQRLEREVRTRIRLAGSVGLAGNKMVSSIASRVQGRPGVLDVHHGREAAFMAPLPVDMVPGIGPVRRKILLEELHIRLAGELASLDDGALRLIFGGRAHVMRQRVLGVDPTPVRPEAARPVVSAGVSLPGDENDDDRLLGVLARLVEVCAARLREKALRPRRAGLMIRYGDLEEVYRQMKLPVHSWWEFELNPWMAQLFMKAASRRVGIRAVGVWFRDFAPESGQLSLFPEVAPQKEKACELVRALDRIRGRYGADAVRRARLPLEGDLGGVREGA